Proteins found in one Halobaculum sp. MBLA0147 genomic segment:
- a CDS encoding M48 family metallopeptidase, translating into MTGPIALAADLLATWWELWLVVVVGLLAAALAPAVIAATSATRRPTPTERDHLVAAGVPPERVRVVAAGDAAAAFAAGISPRFGRVFLTTGLCETLAPESVAAVARHEYGHLRRRHVPLRLAVPVVFAVSWVAAARLAPGTGFLVGLALLVPTVAVSVALARWTEHDADRFAARVTGGERLAAALATLSADGHLADGGRFSWHPALADRIARLDADADGRHEFESRHAGDD; encoded by the coding sequence GTGACCGGGCCGATCGCCCTCGCCGCCGACCTGCTCGCGACCTGGTGGGAGCTGTGGCTGGTGGTCGTCGTCGGCCTCCTCGCGGCGGCGCTCGCGCCGGCCGTGATCGCGGCGACGAGCGCGACGCGGCGGCCGACGCCGACCGAGCGGGACCACCTCGTCGCGGCCGGCGTCCCGCCCGAGCGCGTGCGTGTCGTCGCGGCCGGCGACGCGGCGGCCGCGTTCGCGGCCGGAATCTCCCCGCGGTTCGGCCGCGTGTTCCTCACGACCGGGCTGTGCGAGACGCTGGCTCCCGAGTCCGTCGCGGCGGTCGCACGCCACGAGTACGGCCACCTCCGCCGGCGGCACGTCCCGCTCCGGCTCGCCGTGCCGGTCGTCTTCGCCGTGTCGTGGGTCGCTGCGGCGCGGCTCGCGCCGGGAACGGGATTCCTCGTCGGGCTGGCGCTGCTCGTCCCGACCGTCGCCGTCTCCGTCGCGCTGGCCCGCTGGACGGAACACGACGCCGACCGGTTCGCGGCACGAGTGACCGGTGGGGAGCGACTCGCGGCCGCACTCGCGACGCTGTCGGCCGACGGTCACCTCGCGGACGGCGGTCGGTTCTCCTGGCACCCGGCGCTGGCCGACCGGATCGCGAGACTCGATGCCGACGCCGACGGCCGACACGAGTTCGAGTCGCGACACGCGGGCGACGACTGA
- a CDS encoding alanyl-tRNA editing protein yields MTEQLYLADSGVGRFRATVERALDDRVVLDATHFYPTGGGQPNDTGTLLVDGERLPVTDVTKKDTIYHTVDGDPPAAGTRVVGTLDWGRRYAHSRYHTAQHLLSAVLLTEFDAPTVGNQLYADRARLDCEYERFSETELADVEAELNALVDDGLGVRDYTMDRETAEGELDTQRTRIDLLPDSIEELRIVEIGDPDDPFDRTACAGTHVADTAALGEVTVTGRTTQGSDTERVTFELADVTPPEPVDVTGEGADDEAADAERADGETTDPEGTDGEGDA; encoded by the coding sequence GTGACAGAGCAACTGTACCTCGCGGACAGTGGGGTCGGCCGCTTCCGGGCGACCGTCGAGCGAGCACTCGACGACCGCGTCGTGTTGGACGCCACACACTTCTACCCGACCGGCGGGGGGCAGCCGAACGACACCGGCACGCTCCTGGTCGACGGCGAGCGACTCCCCGTCACCGACGTGACGAAGAAGGACACGATCTACCACACCGTCGACGGGGACCCGCCGGCCGCCGGGACGCGGGTCGTCGGGACCCTCGACTGGGGGCGGCGGTACGCCCACTCGCGGTACCACACGGCTCAGCACCTCCTCTCCGCGGTTCTCCTGACCGAGTTCGACGCGCCGACCGTCGGCAACCAACTGTACGCCGACCGCGCGCGACTCGACTGCGAGTACGAGCGGTTCTCCGAGACGGAACTGGCGGACGTGGAGGCGGAGCTGAACGCCCTGGTCGACGACGGACTCGGTGTCCGCGACTACACGATGGACCGGGAGACCGCGGAGGGGGAGCTGGACACCCAGCGGACGCGGATCGACCTGCTGCCGGACTCCATCGAGGAACTGCGGATCGTCGAGATCGGCGACCCCGACGATCCGTTCGACCGGACCGCTTGTGCCGGCACCCACGTCGCCGATACCGCCGCGCTCGGGGAGGTGACTGTCACCGGACGGACGACACAGGGGTCAGACACCGAGCGGGTGACGTTCGAACTCGCCGACGTGACGCCGCCAGAACCGGTCGACGTGACGGGGGAGGGAGCAGACGACGAGGCGGCTGACGCCGAGCGAGCGGACGGCGAGACGACGGACCCCGAGGGGACGGACGGCGAGGGCGACGCGTGA
- a CDS encoding DUF420 domain-containing protein encodes MATADASGPLARVREYPRATVAVVSVIGYAAVIGTFAGVFPIFPDLTRGQVNLLSHAIAVVNTVTTVTIALGWYWIRRGEVRRHAAAMGTSFGLILVFLVMYLLKVGGGPGEKRIVIESGMFLGAFAGTVEAVYLAMLAIHILLSVVSVPVVLYAITLAATHSVEELRTETPHRKIGRIAAGSWLVSLTLGVVTYVLLNWVYAYEFVEVSY; translated from the coding sequence ATGGCAACCGCAGACGCGAGCGGCCCGCTCGCGCGGGTCCGGGAGTACCCGCGGGCGACGGTCGCGGTGGTGTCCGTGATCGGCTACGCGGCGGTGATCGGGACCTTCGCCGGGGTGTTCCCGATCTTCCCCGACCTGACCCGTGGACAGGTGAACCTCCTGAGCCACGCCATCGCGGTCGTCAACACCGTGACGACCGTGACGATCGCGCTCGGGTGGTACTGGATCCGTCGTGGCGAGGTCCGCAGACACGCCGCAGCGATGGGCACCTCCTTCGGGTTGATCCTCGTCTTCCTCGTCATGTACCTCCTGAAGGTTGGCGGTGGCCCCGGCGAGAAGCGGATCGTCATCGAGTCGGGGATGTTCCTCGGCGCGTTCGCCGGCACCGTCGAAGCCGTCTACCTCGCGATGCTGGCGATCCACATCCTCCTGTCGGTGGTGTCGGTGCCGGTCGTCCTGTACGCGATCACGCTGGCCGCGACTCACTCCGTCGAGGAACTCCGGACGGAGACACCCCACCGGAAGATCGGCCGGATCGCCGCCGGCTCGTGGCTGGTGTCGCTGACGTTGGGCGTCGTGACGTACGTCCTGCTCAACTGGGTGTACGCCTACGAGTTCGTCGAAGTGAGTTACTGA
- a CDS encoding DUF3179 domain-containing (seleno)protein yields MNVVDVLPRDAIPPVYDPAFEPVDAYPYAPDDDVVVVEIDGAVRGYPIRYLTYHEIVDDELAGVPIAVTWCPLCGSVLVFDRRVDDRTLTFGVSGKLADDTLVMYDHETGSEWKQSLSRAIAGELAGTELTVLPAAVTTYERFRETHPDAAVLAAPGGASETASDDDEPAAIDYVEESFADYFESDGFGLGGRRPDAESRSFPLDWLDPKTVVCGLEHDGDAVGVPRPVAEAAGGVVTVTVGGTDVVVFATPDGLHAFHDPGFDWTPVDDGGVDRESGVERDAHGEGVATAGGTGAATRAPVRFSADGSVWDGATGRAVGDDGRAPLERFPAIRLFAYGWVDNHGTEAFYRD; encoded by the coding sequence GTGAACGTCGTCGACGTGTTGCCGCGGGACGCGATCCCGCCGGTGTACGACCCCGCGTTCGAGCCGGTCGACGCGTACCCGTACGCCCCCGACGACGACGTGGTGGTCGTTGAGATCGACGGCGCGGTACGCGGTTACCCGATCCGGTACTTGACCTACCACGAGATCGTCGACGACGAACTCGCGGGCGTCCCGATCGCGGTGACGTGGTGTCCGCTGTGCGGGAGCGTCCTCGTCTTCGACCGCCGGGTCGACGACCGGACGCTCACCTTCGGTGTCTCGGGGAAACTCGCCGACGACACGCTGGTGATGTACGACCACGAGACCGGCAGCGAGTGGAAGCAGTCGCTCTCGCGTGCCATCGCCGGCGAGTTGGCGGGGACGGAGCTGACCGTCCTCCCCGCGGCGGTGACCACGTACGAGCGGTTCCGCGAGACGCACCCGGACGCCGCGGTGTTGGCGGCACCCGGCGGTGCCAGCGAGACGGCGAGCGACGACGACGAACCGGCAGCCATCGACTACGTCGAGGAGAGTTTCGCGGACTACTTCGAGAGCGACGGGTTCGGTCTCGGCGGTCGTCGCCCGGACGCGGAGTCGCGATCGTTCCCGCTCGACTGGCTCGATCCCAAGACGGTCGTCTGCGGACTCGAACACGACGGCGACGCCGTCGGCGTCCCGCGGCCCGTCGCCGAGGCGGCCGGCGGCGTGGTGACGGTGACCGTCGGCGGCACCGACGTGGTGGTGTTCGCCACCCCGGACGGCCTCCACGCGTTCCACGACCCCGGTTTCGACTGGACGCCGGTCGACGACGGTGGTGTCGACCGCGAGTCCGGCGTCGAGCGGGACGCCCACGGCGAGGGTGTCGCCACTGCCGGCGGCACTGGCGCCGCCACGCGTGCGCCGGTTCGGTTCAGTGCGGACGGGAGTGTCTGGGACGGCGCCACCGGTCGCGCGGTCGGCGACGACGGTCGCGCGCCGCTCGAACGGTTCCCAGCGATCCGGCTGTTCGCCTACGGCTGGGTGGACAACCACGGGACAGAGGCGTTCTACCGGGACTGA
- a CDS encoding VOC family protein, with the protein MAYTLDHVMMRVEDDEEAIDWYTTHLDYEVKGEMDGGDFTNYFLGPEEMHEEGAILELTYNHGDHTYELGDAWGHIAVRVEDVEEAYYELMDEGVEDYRPPEENPGYAFVKDPDGHEIEIVERDHGARWSLDHTMIRVEDATEALGYWTRTFEYEHTGRWEADTFANYFAKPEGAADEAMAVELTYNYDGREYTMGDAWGHLAVRVDDLEDDWATVMTRESEDYRDPESCGFSYAFTKDQDGHEVELIER; encoded by the coding sequence ATGGCGTACACGCTCGACCACGTGATGATGCGGGTCGAAGACGACGAGGAGGCGATCGACTGGTACACCACCCACCTCGACTACGAGGTGAAGGGTGAGATGGACGGCGGCGACTTCACGAACTACTTCCTGGGGCCCGAGGAGATGCACGAGGAGGGTGCCATCCTCGAGTTGACGTACAACCACGGGGACCACACCTACGAGCTGGGCGACGCGTGGGGCCACATCGCCGTCCGCGTCGAGGACGTCGAGGAGGCGTACTACGAGCTGATGGACGAGGGTGTCGAAGACTACCGCCCGCCCGAGGAGAACCCCGGGTACGCGTTCGTGAAGGACCCGGACGGCCACGAGATCGAGATCGTCGAGCGCGACCACGGCGCGCGGTGGTCGCTCGACCACACGATGATCCGCGTCGAGGACGCCACGGAGGCGCTGGGCTACTGGACGCGCACCTTCGAGTACGAACACACCGGCCGCTGGGAGGCCGACACCTTCGCGAATTACTTCGCGAAGCCGGAAGGCGCCGCCGACGAGGCGATGGCCGTCGAGTTGACGTACAACTACGACGGCCGCGAGTACACGATGGGTGACGCGTGGGGCCACCTCGCCGTCCGCGTCGACGACCTCGAAGACGACTGGGCGACCGTGATGACTCGCGAGAGCGAGGACTACCGCGACCCCGAGTCCTGTGGGTTCAGCTACGCGTTCACGAAGGACCAGGACGGCCACGAGGTCGAACTGATCGAGCGGTAG
- a CDS encoding HD domain-containing protein — protein MGVEVRETGVEPSAFAEMERFVREYLVASVESEEDGGRMRWYPWHSAEYRFNHIRNVVDIGEHIAREEGADVDVVRVAALFHDVAKLEADQDVHAEEGARVAREFLESRGEYAPSFVDEVVDAVADHSYQGPVTDLSLEKQCLIEADLLDKIGANGTALMLLRMGYESRTHMDAATMVERVYQRGKRHASRVESETGEAVAHRRLKRVRWFREWLEDEVTAMEIDESEVRSN, from the coding sequence GTGGGCGTCGAGGTGAGAGAGACGGGCGTCGAGCCGTCGGCGTTCGCCGAGATGGAGCGGTTCGTCCGCGAGTACCTCGTCGCCTCCGTCGAGAGCGAGGAAGACGGCGGCCGGATGCGCTGGTACCCGTGGCACTCCGCCGAGTACCGCTTCAACCACATCCGTAACGTCGTCGACATCGGCGAACACATCGCCCGCGAGGAGGGGGCCGACGTGGACGTGGTCCGCGTCGCCGCGCTGTTCCACGACGTGGCCAAACTGGAGGCCGACCAGGACGTCCACGCCGAGGAGGGCGCTCGGGTCGCCCGCGAGTTCCTCGAGTCGCGCGGCGAGTACGCCCCGTCGTTCGTCGACGAGGTGGTCGACGCCGTCGCAGACCACTCCTACCAGGGCCCGGTGACGGACCTCTCGCTGGAGAAACAGTGTCTGATCGAGGCGGACCTGCTCGACAAGATCGGCGCGAACGGGACGGCACTGATGCTGTTGCGGATGGGCTACGAGTCCCGGACGCACATGGACGCCGCGACGATGGTCGAACGGGTCTACCAGCGCGGGAAACGACACGCCTCCCGCGTCGAGTCCGAGACCGGCGAGGCGGTCGCCCACCGGCGACTCAAGCGCGTCCGCTGGTTCCGCGAGTGGCTCGAAGACGAGGTGACGGCGATGGAGATCGACGAGAGCGAAGTCCGGTCGAACTGA
- a CDS encoding NUDIX hydrolase, with protein MDVAPRHCVECGAGLESRVIEGRERPYCPKCDAPRYRNPRPCAGILVVDDDAVLLVQRTVPPAVGSWSVPAGYLEYDEPAPAAACRELAEETGLTVATDALSLLTTHHVTHPDGRTVLVVIYTAPWSATSGTVEAGSDAAAARFWNPARLDRADASVEPGYAPILEAAVANEV; from the coding sequence ATGGACGTTGCGCCGCGACACTGTGTCGAGTGTGGTGCTGGACTGGAGAGTCGCGTGATCGAGGGTCGCGAACGGCCGTACTGTCCGAAGTGTGATGCGCCACGCTACCGGAATCCACGACCCTGTGCCGGGATTTTGGTCGTCGACGACGACGCGGTGCTACTGGTCCAGCGAACGGTGCCGCCAGCGGTTGGGAGTTGGAGTGTCCCGGCAGGGTACCTCGAGTACGACGAGCCGGCACCGGCCGCCGCGTGTCGTGAACTCGCCGAGGAGACCGGACTCACCGTCGCGACAGACGCGCTGTCGCTGTTGACGACTCACCACGTGACACATCCAGACGGGCGAACGGTACTGGTCGTGATCTACACCGCCCCGTGGTCGGCGACGAGTGGGACCGTCGAGGCGGGATCGGACGCTGCTGCGGCACGGTTCTGGAACCCGGCCCGTCTCGACCGTGCCGACGCGTCAGTCGAACCCGGCTACGCGCCGATCCTCGAAGCCGCAGTCGCGAACGAGGTGTGA
- a CDS encoding CrcB family protein has protein sequence MTFVGVLDGVAAPVGDGVAEPAVVLAAATTPPSLGTLALVALGGAAGATARALVGRRLDGRRATVAVNVVGSWLLGVVAGLVATGGLPSSAAALVGTGFCGAFTTFSSLAVETRSLLADREWRTALRFGGGTLLAALLGAAVGGWLVG, from the coding sequence GTGACGTTCGTCGGTGTTCTCGACGGCGTGGCGGCACCGGTGGGCGACGGCGTCGCCGAGCCGGCGGTGGTGCTCGCGGCGGCGACCACACCCCCATCGCTCGGGACACTGGCACTGGTCGCACTCGGCGGTGCGGCGGGGGCGACGGCGCGCGCACTCGTCGGTCGCCGCCTCGACGGGCGTCGCGCGACCGTGGCGGTGAACGTCGTCGGGAGTTGGCTGCTCGGCGTCGTCGCCGGCCTGGTCGCGACCGGCGGGCTCCCGTCGTCGGCCGCGGCGCTCGTCGGCACTGGGTTCTGTGGTGCCTTCACGACGTTCTCCTCGCTGGCTGTCGAGACGCGGTCGCTGCTCGCGGACCGTGAGTGGCGCACGGCACTCCGCTTCGGCGGCGGGACGCTGCTCGCGGCACTGCTGGGTGCGGCCGTCGGCGGGTGGCTGGTCGGATAG
- a CDS encoding carboxypeptidase regulatory-like domain-containing protein, giving the protein MGDGGSGGFGTERGDGPLSRFRSDERAIEGLPVRLVIALVVGVASLSVMLSMVNGIGGLQTTELDARPTPEVTTPGEQSLTVRVIGADGDPVADATVVVSGDTASLSGPATAESGPDGNATVQVTPTLGPNQAEGTLTVDIKPPAAGGFADRRQNTEVLVIAD; this is encoded by the coding sequence ATGGGAGACGGCGGGTCGGGAGGGTTCGGCACGGAGAGAGGCGACGGGCCGCTCTCGCGGTTCCGGAGCGACGAGCGAGCCATCGAGGGGTTACCGGTCAGACTCGTCATCGCGCTCGTCGTCGGGGTGGCGAGTCTGAGCGTGATGTTGAGTATGGTCAACGGGATCGGTGGCCTCCAGACGACGGAGTTGGACGCCCGCCCGACACCGGAGGTGACGACGCCGGGCGAGCAGTCGCTGACGGTGCGGGTGATCGGCGCCGACGGGGACCCGGTCGCGGACGCGACGGTCGTCGTCTCTGGCGACACCGCGTCGCTGTCCGGGCCCGCGACAGCCGAGAGTGGGCCAGACGGCAACGCGACCGTCCAGGTCACTCCCACACTCGGCCCGAACCAGGCGGAGGGGACGCTAACGGTGGACATCAAGCCCCCGGCTGCGGGCGGGTTCGCGGACAGACGACAGAACACGGAGGTGCTCGTGATCGCCGACTGA
- a CDS encoding NAD(P)-dependent glycerol-1-phosphate dehydrogenase, with protein sequence MTDKSRWIQLPRNVLVGHGMLDEVGAAVGELGLVGTALVVTSPTPEELAGERVRSQFDDVASVTIDHAGYDSIERVTEAAHETDAAYLVALGGGKVIDVAKMAADEVGRGFVSVPTAASHDGIVSGRSSIPEGDTRHSVAADPPLAVVADTEIMARAPWRLTTAGCADIISNYTAVKDWRLASRLKGAHYSEYAGALSEMTAEMLVGNADSIKEGLVESAWLVSKALVSSGVAMSIAGSSRPASGAEHLFSHQLDRIAPDPALHGHQVGVGSIMIEYLHTGEDGGWRLIRDALDQIGAPTTAAELGIEPDVILEALATAHEIRDRYTILGDGMSPAAVERVAQTTGVIPE encoded by the coding sequence ATGACAGACAAGTCGCGGTGGATCCAGTTGCCGCGCAACGTGCTCGTCGGCCACGGGATGCTCGACGAGGTCGGCGCGGCGGTCGGAGAGCTGGGGCTGGTCGGCACCGCCCTGGTCGTCACCAGTCCGACGCCCGAGGAGCTCGCCGGCGAGCGGGTGCGATCGCAGTTCGACGACGTGGCGAGTGTCACCATCGACCACGCCGGGTACGACTCCATCGAGCGCGTCACCGAGGCGGCCCACGAGACGGACGCCGCGTACCTCGTCGCACTGGGCGGCGGGAAGGTGATCGACGTGGCGAAGATGGCAGCCGACGAGGTGGGGCGTGGCTTCGTCTCCGTCCCGACGGCCGCCAGCCACGACGGGATCGTCTCCGGCCGGTCGTCCATCCCGGAGGGAGACACCCGTCACTCCGTCGCGGCGGACCCGCCGCTGGCGGTCGTCGCCGACACGGAGATCATGGCACGCGCGCCGTGGCGGCTCACCACCGCCGGCTGTGCGGACATCATCTCGAACTACACCGCGGTGAAGGACTGGCGGCTCGCCAGTCGACTGAAGGGCGCTCACTACAGCGAGTACGCCGGCGCGCTCTCGGAGATGACCGCCGAGATGCTCGTCGGCAACGCCGACTCGATCAAGGAGGGGCTCGTGGAGTCCGCGTGGCTCGTCTCGAAGGCGCTCGTCTCCTCGGGCGTCGCGATGTCCATCGCCGGCTCCTCGCGGCCCGCCTCCGGCGCGGAACACCTGTTCTCGCACCAACTCGATCGGATCGCACCCGACCCGGCACTGCACGGCCACCAGGTCGGCGTCGGGTCGATCATGATCGAGTACCTCCACACCGGCGAGGACGGCGGCTGGCGCCTGATCCGCGACGCGCTCGACCAGATCGGCGCGCCGACGACCGCGGCGGAGTTGGGAATCGAGCCGGACGTGATTCTGGAGGCGCTGGCGACGGCCCACGAGATCCGCGACCGGTACACCATCCTCGGCGACGGGATGAGTCCGGCCGCGGTCGAACGTGTCGCGCAGACGACCGGCGTGATCCCGGAGTGA
- a CDS encoding universal stress protein, with protein MTLLVPYDALELADTALARAAAFGDLLEERVLAVTVVPEHNARYARERGWLAADEPFDRETIHERLREQIREIAPHAATRFERVDRNAPSGTISTRLRRVAASEDTSMVFVGSDSAGRLTRSIASVGSGVAADAAYDVVIVRRPGPSTSETLRDVEPEAE; from the coding sequence ATGACACTCCTCGTCCCCTACGACGCCTTGGAGCTCGCCGACACCGCACTCGCCCGCGCCGCCGCCTTCGGCGACCTCCTCGAGGAGCGCGTCCTCGCCGTGACGGTCGTCCCCGAGCACAACGCCCGGTACGCTCGCGAGCGCGGCTGGCTCGCCGCGGACGAGCCGTTCGACCGCGAGACGATCCACGAGCGACTCCGCGAGCAGATTCGGGAAATCGCGCCACACGCTGCGACGCGGTTCGAGCGCGTCGACCGTAACGCGCCCTCTGGGACCATCTCGACGCGCCTCCGCCGTGTCGCCGCGAGCGAGGACACCTCGATGGTGTTCGTCGGGAGCGACTCGGCCGGCCGACTCACCCGCTCGATCGCCAGCGTCGGCTCCGGCGTCGCCGCGGACGCCGCCTACGATGTGGTGATCGTCCGCCGACCTGGGCCGTCGACGAGCGAGACGCTCCGCGACGTGGAACCCGAGGCCGAGTGA
- a CDS encoding ATP-binding protein, whose product MTTLGRREGGTGASAATLALGRHRARDGSGAGAVALDTDGPHAAVVVGKRGSGKSHTLGVLAEGLAAAPGVTPVVLDTMGEFAGLASAPRVGDGDASSADGDASGADGDAITVVRRPRVRAVDLPARAWPSLVGLNPTTPAGGLVWHAVATTDSLAAARQTLASADDSSVDDSAVGDSPVDDLAVDPGTRRVATNHLRRAAAWDVFDPEGLRPRALLTDGTPTVLDCAALPDPATDAVCRVVARGCYEHCLADETAVLPWLLIDEAHVRFDGVAGPALDRLFTRGRSPGVSVVCATQRPAALPGTAVSQSDLLVAHRLTSRADVTALTETRPSYLDGSLHERLPDRRGVALVVDDTTEVAHTVRVRERRTPHDGGSPRASDRVADRPDTDDGSDSIDGSDTHRDSLPRDSLRSAPRPKPSRRSETHE is encoded by the coding sequence GTGACGACACTCGGACGACGCGAGGGTGGAACGGGGGCGTCGGCGGCGACACTCGCACTCGGCCGCCACAGAGCACGCGACGGGTCGGGGGCGGGCGCGGTGGCGCTGGACACGGACGGGCCACACGCGGCGGTCGTCGTGGGTAAACGCGGCAGCGGGAAGTCGCACACCCTCGGCGTCCTCGCCGAAGGGCTCGCGGCCGCACCGGGTGTGACGCCCGTCGTCCTCGACACGATGGGGGAGTTCGCCGGACTGGCGAGCGCGCCGCGCGTCGGCGACGGGGACGCGAGTAGTGCCGATGGAGACGCGAGTGGCGCCGACGGGGATGCGATCACGGTCGTCCGACGCCCGCGCGTCCGTGCGGTCGACCTCCCGGCACGGGCGTGGCCCTCGCTGGTCGGTCTCAACCCGACGACGCCCGCCGGCGGGCTCGTCTGGCACGCCGTCGCGACGACCGACTCGCTCGCCGCCGCACGCCAGACACTCGCGAGTGCGGACGACTCGTCTGTGGACGACTCGGCCGTGGGAGACTCGCCAGTCGACGACCTGGCTGTCGACCCGGGGACGCGTCGGGTCGCGACGAACCACCTCCGGCGGGCGGCGGCGTGGGACGTGTTCGACCCCGAGGGACTCCGCCCCCGAGCACTGTTGACCGACGGCACACCGACCGTGCTCGACTGTGCCGCGTTACCGGACCCGGCGACGGACGCGGTGTGTCGTGTCGTCGCGCGGGGCTGTTACGAACACTGCCTCGCCGACGAGACGGCCGTCCTCCCGTGGCTGTTGATCGACGAGGCGCACGTCCGGTTCGACGGCGTCGCGGGGCCGGCACTCGACCGACTGTTCACCCGTGGACGCTCGCCCGGCGTCTCCGTCGTCTGTGCGACCCAGCGGCCCGCGGCACTCCCGGGAACGGCGGTGTCACAGTCGGACTTACTTGTCGCCCACCGACTCACGAGTCGCGCGGACGTGACCGCACTGACGGAGACGCGGCCGAGCTACCTCGACGGAAGTCTCCACGAGCGGCTCCCGGACCGCCGCGGCGTCGCGCTCGTCGTCGACGACACCACGGAGGTGGCCCACACCGTCCGCGTCCGCGAGCGCCGAACACCACACGACGGTGGATCGCCCCGCGCGAGCGACCGCGTCGCGGATCGTCCCGACACCGACGACGGGTCCGACTCGATCGACGGATCCGACACCCACCGCGACTCGCTCCCGCGCGACAGTCTCCGGTCTGCGCCGCGTCCCAAGCCGTCGCGGCGTTCCGAAACCCACGAGTGA
- a CDS encoding CrcB family protein yields the protein MDDSLVGLGLVALGGALGAATRYAVALVVATPGGTLVANVAGSLLLGVLAARRLPDRLQSFAATGFCSSFTTYSTFTVETLSLSAPAAVGYVLATYALGLAGAMVGVTLGRRA from the coding sequence GTGGACGACTCACTCGTCGGTCTCGGTCTCGTCGCACTCGGCGGTGCCCTCGGTGCGGCGACGCGGTACGCCGTCGCGCTGGTCGTCGCGACGCCGGGTGGGACACTCGTCGCGAACGTCGCCGGGAGTCTCCTCCTCGGGGTGCTCGCGGCGCGGCGACTCCCCGATCGACTCCAGTCGTTCGCCGCGACCGGGTTCTGCTCGTCGTTCACCACGTACAGCACGTTCACCGTCGAGACGCTGTCGCTGTCGGCGCCTGCGGCCGTCGGGTACGTCCTCGCGACGTACGCGCTCGGCCTCGCCGGCGCGATGGTCGGTGTCACACTCGGGAGGCGAGCGTGA